The following coding sequences lie in one Rutidosis leptorrhynchoides isolate AG116_Rl617_1_P2 chromosome 4, CSIRO_AGI_Rlap_v1, whole genome shotgun sequence genomic window:
- the LOC139845278 gene encoding eukaryotic translation initiation factor 5-like, which produces MALQNIGASNSDDAFYRYKMPKMITKIEGRGNGIKTNIVNMVDVAKALARPASYTTKYFGCELGAQSKFDEKTGVSLVNGSHDTAKLAGLLEIFIKKYVQCYGCGNPETEILITKTQMVQLKCAACGFVSDVDMRDKLTSFILKNPPEQKKNSKDKKAMRRAEKERLKEGEAADKVQKKLTKDVKKTKDVNVKTKKKGNVSDEDRVSPTVSQAGDKEDSEGDDDVQWQTDTSAEAARLRIQEQLSAVTADMVMLATEEPAKEKSNGGVTHKQLVEIAKENVKKGVGLKEMWELMSGSHQENVSALYEALMDGVEKGFAKYVVKKKKYLAAVVVEGEGSQMVLLRAIEEFCGKSNPNAVKEVALVLKALYDADILEEEYVVKWYEEGLSGGNKGSAIWKNAKPFVEWLQSAESETEEE; this is translated from the coding sequence ATGGCTTTGCAGAACATTGGTGCGAGCAACAGCGATGATGCCTTTTACAGGTATAAGATGCCAAAGATGATAACTAAAATTGAGGGTCGTGGAAATGGAATTAAAACCAATATCGTGAACATGGTTGATGTTGCTAAAGCGTTGGCTAGGCCAGCTTCTTATACTACAAAGTATTTTGGTTGTGAGCTTGGAGCGCAGTCTAAATTTGATGAAAAAACAGGCGTGTCGCTTGTTAATGGTTCTCATGACACAGCAAAACTTGCTGGTCTACTTGAGATATTTATCAAAAAGTATGTTCAGTGTTACGGCTGTGGCAACCCTGAAACGGAGATATTAATTACAAAGACTCAGATGGTTCAGTTAAAGTGTGCTGCTTGTGGTTTTGTTTCTGATGTGGATATGAGAGACAAGCTGACATCATTTATCTTGAAGAATCCACCCGAACAGAAGAAGAATTCGAAAGATAAGAAGGCGATGAGGAGGGCTGAAAAGGAGCGGTTAAAGGAAGGTGAGGCAGCTGATAAGGTACAAAAGAAGCTGACTAAAGATGTTAAGAAGACTAAAGATGTGAATGTGAAGACTAAAAAGAAAGGGAATGTTTCTGATGAGGATCGCGTTTCACCAACTGTAAGCCAGGCTGGCGACAAGGAGGATTCTGAGGGAGATGATGATGTCCAATGGCAGACTGACACGTCAGCAGAAGCAGCACGTCTACGTATCCAGGAACAGCTTAGTGCAGTTACAGCTGACATGGTCATGCTTGCTACAGAAGAGCCTGCAAAGGAGAAGTCCAATGGTGGCGTGACACATAAGCAGCTGGTTGAAATTGCCAAGGAGAATGTGAAGAAGGGTGTTGGTTTAAAGGAAATGTGGGAATTAATGTCGGGTTCGCACCAGGAAAATGTGAGTGCTCTTTATGAAGCGTTGATGGATGGAGTAGAGAAAGGGTTTGCGAAATACGTCGTTAAGAAGAAAAAGTATTTAGCGGCTGTTGTTGTTGAAGGTGAGGGTTCGCAGATGGTTTTGTTGCGAGCGATTGAAGAGTTTTGTGGGAAGTCGAATCCGAATGCGGTTAAGGAAGTGGCACTTGTTCTGAAAGCGTTGTATGATGCTGATATATTGGAAGAGGAATATGTAGTGAAGTGGTATGAGGAGGGATTAAGTGGTGGGAATAAGGGATCTGCGATTTGGAAGAATGCAAAGCCTTTTGTTGAATGGCTTCAGAGTGCTGAGTCTGAAACCGAAGAAGAGTAA
- the LOC139842718 gene encoding bifunctional riboflavin biosynthesis protein RIBA 1, chloroplastic-like encodes MAYSFSVLLLLIFLLIGSSVPSSSPSTTPSPKNFAIVNQVTIALGAVGVLAVILSLYKIGKADKLAKRVSAARVPTVWGSYVAYCYKAMSDGLEHVAMVKGEIGNGKDILVRVHSECLTGDIFRSARCDCGDQLELAMKQIEEAGRGVVVYLRGHEGRGIGLGHKLRAYNLQDDGRDTVQANEDLGLPIDSRDYSVGAQILKDLGVQTLRLMTNNPAKCIGLKGYGLEVVERVPVLTAITEDNKRYLETKRTKMGHVYEVESKIDLVEKMSNVLKVARETYVGIRIHNQIKGETVKGKGKEMILKDLGVQTLRLMTNNPAKCIGLKGYGLEVVERVPVLTAITEDNKRYLETKRTKMGHVYGAGTLH; translated from the exons ATGGCTTATTCATTCAGTGTCCTGTTGCTGTTAATTTTTTTGCTCATTGGCTCGTCGGTTCCTTCATCATCTCCATCAACGACACCTTCGCCAAAGAATTTTGCAATTGTGAACCAAGTGACCATTGCTTTAGGTGCTGTTGGTGTATTAGCAGTCATTTTGTCACT GTATAAAATTGGTAAAGCCGATAAACTAGCAAAGCGTGTTTCTGCTGCACGAGTACCTACTGTATGGGGATCATATGTTGCATATTGTTATAAAGCAATGTCAGATGGATTAGAGCATGTTGCGATGGTTAAG GGTGAGATTGGGAATGGAAAGGATATTCTTGTTAGGGTTCATTCAGAATGTTTAACTGGAGACATATTTAGGTCTGCTAGATGTGATTGTGGGGACCAGTTGGAACTCGCGATGAAACAAATCGAAGAAGCTGGTAGGGGAGTGGTGGTTTATCTTAGAGGTCATGAAGGAAGAGGAATCGGGTTAGGTCACAAGCTTCGTGCTTATAACTTGCAAGATGATGGTCGTGATACTGTTCAAGCCAACGAGGATCTTGGTTTGCCTATTGATTCTAGGGATTATAGTGTAGGAGCGCAG ATTTTGAAGGATTTGGGAGTTCAAACACTGAGGTTGATGACAAACAACCCAGCCAAATGCATCGGGCTAAAGGGGTATGGTTTAGAAGTTGTAGAGAGAGTTCCAGTTCTGACTGCCATTACAGAGGATAATAAGCGATATCTCGAGACCAAACGAACCAAGATGGGTCATGTATATG AAGTTGAGTCAAAAATAGATCTAGTCGAAAAGATGTCAAACGTGTTGAAAGTCGCCCGAG AAACATATGTGGGAATTAGGATTCACAACCAAATTAAGGGTGAAACTGTGAAA GGGAAAGGGAAAGAGATG ATTTTGAAGGATTTGGGAGTTCAAACACTGAGGTTGATGACAAACAACCCAGCCAAATGCATCGGGCTAAAGGGGTATGGTTTAGAAGTTGTAGAGAGAGTTCCAGTTCTGACTGCCATTACAGAGGATAATAAGCGATATCTCGAGACCAAACGAACCAAGATGGGTCATGTATATGGTGCAGGAACACTCCATTAA